The segment GAGAGGCTGGAGGGACCCCCTCCACACTGGCAGAGGGTGGCAAGCATCAGAGCACTGAATTTGATACCAGAGGTACGGCTTTGATTTCTAAGCTGGATCTTGCCCCTCTGAGACCTACGCCCTGAAAAGACATCCTCCGTCCGACATGGGGAAGGTTGTGTATGTTACGGAGCATCGGacctccccacctctgcccctGGACACCTGTGTATACACTTACCGGAAGCGGGGTGAGTCCTTAAGACACTCctcaaaatccagcttgaccgTCATCTCAGCTAGACCGCTCCGGGGCCAGTGGGCCCTCGGGCCTGGAGGGTGGAGCTGCAAGTACAGGCACTCCCCTGGCCTGGGGACGTGCTgatgagggaggaaggagagtccTCCCCTGGGtagagcctgggggtgggggacaggattCTTTCCCTAAGTGCAAGGGGTGTCCTAGGAGGAGCGCTCACCCCTCACTTTCAGGCAGTGCTGGGAGGGGTGGAGGCGGGGCCCGGGGGTGGAGAAGGGCCTGAGATCAGAGAAGCCACAGCCCCGCCCTCGGAGACTATCTGCAGTCACCTTCCTAGGGCCCTGGTCTCTCTCCGCTTGTTCTCCTTCAGTGGTTGAGTCGTGGAGGCCtgagagatacaggttcaaatcctgattgCCTAACCCTGGGCAAGCtgattcctcagtttcctcatctgaaagatGGGGACGATAACTCCTACCTCCAGGGTGGTTTTTTAAAGACGATACTGGTAAGTGTGTGGTTGAATCACACATGTCATTGTCAGCCCACTGCAGGTGGGTCTTCCTGGGCTCCTGGGTGCCTGTTGAGCCCAGTCCCCCTGGCTATGCCAAGCTTTTTGCTCTGCTCTGCCTGTGGTTTCCTGCATGTGAATTTTCATCTCTGCCCCCGCTCTCCTCAACGACAGCTCAGGATCAGCCTGGGACCCCAATTCACAGCACCTAGACTCCTGCTCTTCTCTTTATTGTCTACTCCGATTGACCGAGGGTGGTGAGGGCAGGGAAAGTtggctcccaccccatccccagctgGCTACAGTTTCCATTGTTTGGTTTCCTCCTCCTGAGTCCACTGGAGCTGCAGGGTTTCATCTGGAAGAGGAGGGGCTGGGTTAGTGGCTTTCTTGCCACAGGCAGAAGATGTGGCCCACGATCCCCAGACTCCCTAGAACCTACCCACTCAGCCCCTCGCGCTCCCCGGCCATCCCCTTGCCCCTGCTCAGGCTCACGTCTGTGCTGGTTTTGGTTTGGGAAGTTTGGGTGACTTCCAggttccctctctgagccttccaTGCTTTGCCAGTTCAGCCCCTTGGATACCAGCCACTGACACCAGTCAGACATTGCTTGGGACCCACTATCTTTGGAGCACTGGGCAGTACCTGGAGCGGGGTAGGTGGCAGAGAGGAAATcagggaggaggcatgggggCAGCAGTGGTACCAAGCTGGGGGGCTGGTACCCATCCCTCTGAGCCTCCCTGGGTCCTCTCCATAAAATCCACATTGCACACAAGAATGTGGAGGGCCTCACTCATCACCTTTACCGATCTGCTGGCCTGAAGGGAGTCAGGGGTTGGGAAGATGGGAGCTTGCCAAGAGCCAGGCCTGGTGAGATGGTGGCCTGGTGCCCTCACCAGGCTTCGATGATGTCACTATCACCTTCTGGGAGCTCTCAGTGGCCTGGAAATCCTGGGAGGAGCTTCGGGTGTGGTCCACCAGACGGACCTCAGTGCCCATGGGACTCTCAGTCACCCAGTTCAAGTTTGTGGAGCCTGCAAGCATCAGAGGACCAGGGTTGGCACATCCATCAGTCTGTTGGTTCTTAGCCCTCCTGCTCCTGGGCTGACCCGGCTGAACTCTCACTGCTCTGCTGTTCATCTTCTGTGTCCTCCTCAAGCTCGGGGTGGGGCCAGCACCTCAGATATCTTCCTTTGCTGTAATACTCCTTGCGCTGCAgaccaatttccttctccaacaccacagtggtGGATGAAGTTGGGGACAGATTTATGAAGGCAGCGGAAGCTGAGGAATCACCCAAATCAGTCTGAGTCATAAGGACACCTAGAGAATATAGGGCACCAGCTTCATTGTGACCCCTGAGCAGCCATGAGAAGGTCAAGCCTCAGGTTCTCATCTCACTTCTATCCCCTCCTCCCATTTTAGAAAAACATCAGTGACCTTTCCACCCCCTCAGAGTTCTGTTGGGCTTTCTGTTCCTCCTTCCCAGCCAGCCTTCCTTGGGGCCTATCCTGATGGGGACCCCACCCCAGCTGCCCTCTTTCTACCTTGGGGACACCAGCCAGCACGACTTCCCTCTTAGGCAGCAGGGCTCTGGGCTGACACCCACTGAGGAAGACAAGCTGTGGTGGAGAAGGTTCTGGACTACAATTCCCTTGGGTGTCTGGGGCCCCACCATAGCTAACCTTTGGCTTCTAGGATGTGGTTTCTGGCCACTAGGCCAATCTGGTCCTTGACTCCTCCAGTCATTCTTCCTGCCCCACCTCTTTCCACAGGCCTGGGCTCTGAGTCCAGCATTGCTCCTCGACTGCCACTGCTCATACTCACGCTACCCACACTGCTGTTCTCGCTATTATCCAAGGGAAGGTTTTTCTGAGGTTTCAGGAACTTTCCTTCATTGTAGTGTGCCTTGCGGCGCTTTTCAAAATCATCGGATTCTGTGGGCCAGTGTCAGAGCATGGCTTTCCTGCCAGGCTCTCCGCTGAGCTCTCACTCCACCTCCCCTTCCACTTAACCCCACCCCTCATCTCACGTGTCTTGGAAAAGCTGTCTGAAGACCCCGAGCTTCTGTTATCGCTGTACAGGACCTTGGGGAAGAAATGGTCCATTGCTGCAAACCTGAAGGGGAGGGAGACCAGTTGGGGGAACAGAGAGAACAAAAAATGGGAGCAGGTGGTAGCTGGGGCCAAGCTGGCTGACTCCCCCACCTTGGCCTGAGTGAGTCCTGATCCAAATTGTAGTACCTCCCATTTGGAGAGCCAAAAAGCAGAGCTGGCTCAGACCCTAGTTcaggggtggagggggcaggaggcTGCAGGTCTCTACTGACCTCTGGCAGGACTCTCACCTCTCTGCTAACTTCTCAGGAGTCATTGCATGAGAGGTCCCGGCAAGCAGGTCTTCATCAATGTCTTGGAGCCTGCAAGAGAGGGAGGAAGCAATGCCTCAGAGCAGGCAGCCAGGCACTCCCCTCCTCTGAGTAGAGAAAAGAGTAGGAGCTGAAGGGCTAGAGCTGCAGACTCGCACCTGTGGAAGGGAGTGCTGGGCTCATCCACCTTCATAAAGCCATAGTTCTTGTCAGCAGGGTGGTAGGTCGCCAGGATATTCATTTCATCCCAGTGCTGAGACTTTCTCCTTCGGGTGAGGAAAGGATACAAAAGAAGGGGGAGGAAATCTCCTAGTGCTCAGAGTCCTCCCTCTTTCAGTTATTCAAAACGTTTTCCGACCTgtaggaggctggggtggggttaCACCTGACAATAATCACGTGCTATGTAATCAAGGGTTTATCCTGTACCTGCCGCTCTCTCAAAGGCTAGGAACCTCGGATTTCCCACCCAATTACCCCCACTTACTCTCACTTTTAGTTCTTGAGACTccacccccttcccctgcctTGGCTTCCTCCTGCGTCTGGAATCCCTTTCTTCCTCCCCGGCTCCTTACTTCTCCGCCCCGGGGGATTTGTGCACCGTGATGGAGCTGCTGTTTTTTAGGATGCTCCGGGGCCGGTCCTCACAGGGTCTGTCTTGGCGCGTGCAAGTTGACTCGGATAGCGTAATGTTTGCCGACTTGTACACCCCAGACGCCCCGGACCCCGGGTTGAACGTCCCGGATACACTGGTTCCAGGGAAGTGGGGATTAAATCCGACAGGTTGTGTACGGGACCCAAAGCTGTGGCCCGCGACTTCCCCAGGATGCTGGTTGAGCCTGGAACCGAGGACTGCTGTCCCTCCGGAGGGCtggctagaatcaagactgcgaATTCTAGTTCCCCCATTGTGCGTGGGGGGCCCAGAACCGTGAAACATGGTTACTCCGGAGAGCAACCCGGCGCCTGACTCGACTCCTCCGATGCCTCCTGGCACCCCGCTGATACCCCCACCAGGGGATTCTCCATTGAGGCCGCCAGTACCCCCCAGACCTTCCTGCTTCTCCATGGCCCCACTAGGGGGCCACTCTCAGCTACCTCGCCCCGCCTCCCTGCTCCACATAGCcccgccccaggccccgcccccaccgcGGCGGGAGGGGGACGCTTGGGCGAGGTCTGGGTCCCCTCCCCCACCGCTCCCTGGAGCCGTGGGGGGCGGAATCAAAACTGTTTAGGGACCTCCGACTGGAAGCCTCTCAGGTTGCCCCTCCCTTTCTGTCCCACCCTAAAACCCTTCTTTGTCTCTGGGATTTGTTCCCGCCCTTCTCCCCCATCACCACCCTCATCCGAATTATCCAATCAGTCAGGTGTCCCGGACGCCGTGCGAGAAACTTAATTGTGACGTCACACACAGTCCAGTTGAAGCGTAGCGTCTGGGGAGTCTTGCTGGGGGGTTGTTGATAGCTCTGGGGGTGGCGGTCTTTGAGGATTGTCAGCGTCGTTGCCTGAAACTACCTGCCAGGGCTCCTTTGGACTCTTTATTCGTGGCTTTAAAACCTAAGTTTGGTTGAACTAGAGTTCAAGATGGGCTTGTCTAGAAACATCCGCGAACTCTTTTCGCCCCAAAAGCCAGCCCGCTCTGTTTCGGAGAAGTGGAAGGATTGCGACACTGTCGAAAGACATATCCGGTCTCAAGTGGTACCGAGTGTGACCCTCTTTATTTACAAAGCTACCTCTATGTGCTCAGGACCCGCTCACACCGCTTAGAGGCGCGCGGAACGAAGGAAAGACCCCGCCTCCTCTTGCCGTAAAGCGAATATTTCAAAGTGTTGCTTGTCCTCAACGAAGGCAGGGCCGTCGGTGTCGCAAAGCTGAAAGTGTTTGGGCACCACCCCCAAGTCGTAAAAGGGCCTGCGGCAGTCGTTTCTTCCACTGTCGCAAAAGCTCCCGGCCCGTCTTCGCCCCTCTGGAGCCACTCCCTCGCCCGTGCCGTAAAGCAAACCTGCCCGACTCTGTCGTCCTTTCTCTTCCCACCGTAGTAGTCCTTAGTTCCCTACTCCGGGATGCTTTATTGCCCGGCACTGCCGTAAAGCATATCTGGCCCCAGCCCCCGAGTCCTATTCCCCTAGGGCGTCCGTGCACCGCGGTTGCCACGGTGCCGCCAAGCGCGGCTGTCGCGCGGCCCCGGTGTCAGCGGCGATGGCGGCGGGGTCGGGTGGGAATGGGGGCTCCGGGGGAGGCCCCGGGCCGGGGCCGGGTGGGGGTGGTGGCCCCGGCGGGAGCGGCCCAGGGCCGGGGTCCGGCGGGGGTCTGGGCAGCAGCGGGGAGCTGCATCCGCGCACCGGGCGCTTGGTGAGCTTGTCGGCCTGTGGGCGTACGGCGCGGCGGCAGCAGCCAGGCCAGGAGTTTAACCACGGGCTGGTGTTGAGTCGGGAACCCTTGCGCGATGGACGCGTCTTCACCGTCCGCATCGACCGCAAGGTGCGGAGCTGGGGCCGCGGAAGCGAGATGtgaagggtggtgggaggggaccAGAAGGCGATGGGGGAGGACAGCTAGGGTAGCCCACATTACCAGATACCGAGAGGGAACCGCTAGCCAGAACACTAGGTGATGAGCAGGAAGGGAGCATAGAGCGGAAACATtaagtcacaaagagaaggaGACAAGGAGAGCTTAAGTTTTGTCAAGATCCAGGAGCAGGGAAGGGACACGGGGCCCCACCCACTATAATGATTAGAGAACAATCCTCCTGGGATAATTTCTGGGAGATGGAGGATGGAGAGATGTCACATATATGATGGAAGAAGAGAGATAACCAAGAAAAGAACAACCATTGAAGAATAAAAGCACACCGAAGGGGACAGAAAGATGGGTGAGGAGAGATACTCAAAGCAAGAGATGTGTGTGCCTTTGCGGTGATGCGGCGGAAATGCCAGGTGCACAGAGGTAGAATTTGGGAGGAGAGTGAGTTTGAGTGCAGCCAGAGCCTAGGAGAGAGGCCCATAGAGAGAGAACGAGCAATATACCAGCAAGTATGGAGAGCTGTGAATTTGGTTGAGGAGCCACAGAGACCAGAGCAGTTCGAGATGGCAGGAGCCTGGAGCCAGGGAATTTAGCCAGCTTGGTGAGCCAGCGTGGGAAGAGCATGGAATCATAGACAGCGTGCACCCAGAGTACAGAAGAGAGTTACTAAAGGAGAGCAAGTCTAATCATTCCCTGAGACCAGAGTCCAGAAAATACTTTGTGGGACTGGATCTCTGGATTGGGGATGCCTTGTATTTCAAGAGAGAAAAGCCCAGTTAGCTGTctgagaggtgggaagagggggACACAGTGGCCtgtgaaatgcaggagacccattcGTAGCCCACCCTGAGGCACTGTCCACCGCCCCATCACAGGTCAACTCCTGGAGTGGCTCCATTGAGATTGGGGTGACGGCACTGGACCCCAATGTGCTGGACTTTCCAAGCAGCGCCACAGGGCTGAAGGGGGGCTCGTGGGTAGTGTCGGGCTGCTCGGTGCTGAGGGATGGACGGTCTGTGCTGGAGGAGTATGGGCAGGACCTTGACCAGCTTGGCGAAGGGGACCGTGTGGGCGTGGAGCGCACGGCTGCCGGGGAGCTGCGGCTCTGGGTGAACGGGCGGGATTGTGGCGTGGCTGCCACGGGCCTTCCGGCTCGTGTCTGGGCCGTCGTGGACCTTTACGGCAAGTGCACCCAGATCACTGTGCTCCCCCCTGAGCCGGGCTTCAGCCCCCCTACTCCCAGCCCCACTCCTCCCCTTGAGCCTTCTGCCCCCGCTGAAGATTCTGCCTTGGCTGAACAAGGGACCTCTGGGGATGAAGGTGAGAATGCAGCTAGGGCAGTGGTGGGGGGACGGGGCAGAGGGAATGGCTGAAGGgacgggggcggggcagggcaaTGACAAGTGAGGCTGGGTGTGGGCTGGGAGAGCAGGGGCTAGTGGAGGGGTCTCCTGGCTGTGGTCCCTGCAGCAGGGGCTGAACCCTTATTCCCCTCCCATTCCACCTGGTCCCCAGCCTTCATGGTATCCCCAGCGCAGGCCCGGCCGGAGATGTTTCCTAACAGCCTTGAGTCGCATAATGGTGAGGGTTCCTGGGAGGCCTGGGAAAGGGAGCAGGACATGAGGTGgatgttgggggggggggcggggggagacctCAGGAGAGGGGTAGGGAGAGCATGGTGAGCCTGAGACTGAGAAGACGCATTTCTGCTTCCTTCCTGTGTCCTGCTGTTGCAGACTTTGCCGGCATGGAGCTCTCCGAGGTGGTGAGCAATGCCATCCTGTCTGCGTACAACGGGGGGCTCCTGAATGTGAACCTGAGCTCCCCCCCTGAAGCACCGGGGCCTAGCGGTGCTGCCACCTCGCCCATTGTCACCTCCAACGATGCTCTGCTTTTCCATGAGAAGTGTGGAACCCTCATCAAGCTCAGCAACAATAATAAGACCGCTGAGCGCCGCCGGCCCCTGGATGAATTCAACAATGGGGTTGTCATGACCAATCGCCCGCTCCGGGACAATGAGATGTTTGAGGTGTGCAAGGTGTTGGGGCCTGGCCAGCGTCTCACCCTCTGGGAACTAGAGATGGGGCTCGATCCCCAATGCTAGCAGAGGGTGGAGGTGGCTTAGGGAAGCTCAAAGggtggagagatttttttttctgcgtTTACATTTCTCCTCTCCCTTACACTGTCATTCCACCCAAGATCCGCATCGATAAGCTCGTAGATAAGTGGTCAGGCTCCATTGAGATTGGTGTCACCACCCACAACCCCAACAATCTGGAGTACCCAGCCACCATGACCAACCTGCAGTCAGGTACCAGCCCCTGGCATGGTGGGGGCGTGGCCTGTGGTCACCAAGCTGCAGGGAGCCCATACCCTAACCAAGGTGTCTGCTTTCCCAGGTACCATCATGATGAGCGGCTGTGGGATCCTGACCAATGGCAAGGGCACCCGCCGGGAGTACTGTGAATTCAGCCTGGATGAGCTGCAGGTGAGGGTGGACACAGCGCCGGCCTCTCTCCAGGGGCACCCCAGTATATACCGAGCAGTCCTGCCTGGGCTCCGTACTCTCTGACGTGGAGGAAGGCCCTTTATGTTTTGTCTGAAGGTTCCTtctgagaagggcttccctggtgggctcagatggtaaagagtctgcctgcaaagcaggagacctgggtttgatccctggtttgggaagatcccctggagatggaaatggctacccgctccagtattctggcctggagaattccatgaacagaggagcctggcaggctacagtccgtggggtcacaaagagttggacacaaatgattgactttcacttttccttctgaGAAGGCAGGGCTGCCCAACTGTTAAGCACTCAGATTTTGCAGTCAGAtgggttccattcttctttcagtTTGGCCTTTGGTGGTGGTGACCTGTGGCCAGAAGCTCATCTTTttgggtagtttttttttttttttcttaatgtctgAAAATGAGCCTGTTGGTACTATTTGATAGAGTGCCATGAAGGTTGAGTTGGTGTTGATAAGATAGTTTAACATAGTGCCTGACTTGCCTTGAACATTCGGAGTGGTCTGAGATGCATGGGAACCAGTTGGAGCTGTTCCCCTGTCGCATTGGTTGATGGGAAGGCTGGAGGACTACTCTGTTCTCAGTGTCCAGGACAAGTCTGGAGCCTAGCTGTCAAAAGATtccaggtttttatttttctgctttgaatAGGAGGGTGACCACattggtctcacgaggaagtccAACTCTGCCCTACACTTCTTCATTAATGGCATTGATCAGGGTAAGGAGAAGCTCAGAGAGGGCGGCTGGGCCAGGGCTTTCACTGAGGGGGGTCTATCTCATTCTCCCTTTATTGATTCTTCTCCCCTCGTCCCATGCACAATGAGACGGCCGTCATTCTTCCATTCCCTGTGCCTTCCACCCCTGCAGGTGTGGCGACCCCCCTGACACCCCCAGTGGTGTACGGTGTGGTGGACTTGTATGGGATGGCCGTGAAGGTGACCATCGTCCACAATAACAACCACAGTGACCGCCTTCGCCGGAACAATGCCATCCTGCGGGCTCTGTCCCCTGAGGGTGCTCTCCGCCGGGCTGCTCCTACAACCCAGGCAGAACCCGAGCGCCTGCTCTTCCACCCCAACTGTGGGCAGAAGGCAGCCATCACCCACGAGGGACGCACTGCCCTGAGGCCCCAGTATGGCCCATGGGGTGGGGAGAAGCCTGCGGAGGGGCTATGAGGggattgggggaggggtgggcaaaTGGGAGGCCGTGGGAGTCTGGTCGGGGGGCCTCCTGGAGTGTGGACCGTGGGTGCTTGACCTGGGCAGTGGGTGTCACTGGGCGTTGCAGGGCTGAGCTTTGGGGCACTGTGTGTGGTGGGATCTGAGTCCCCACTTGCCATGCCCTCAGTGCCACCGACGACTTCAATCATGGTGTGGTGCTGAGCAGCAGAGCCCTGCGGGATGGAGAGGTGTTTCAGGTGCGCATCGACAAGATGGTGGACAAGTGGGCTGGCTCCATTGAGATTGGCGTCACCACCCACAACCCTGCCTACCTCCAGTTGCCCTCCACCATGACCAACTTGCGCTCTGGTGAGCTCCCAGGAAGGGCAGGGCCAGGATAAGATGCTAGGGGGGAAGCCGTCCCTGTTTTCCAGACTCTTTCACTTGTCACGTTTGTGATGACACATTCAGTGCCTGAGGCATGCCATGTGGATAGGGCCTGTGGTTGGTGTGAGAACTGCAGAATTTTCTTGCTCTGCCCTGAGAAGAAAAGGCAGGCTGGACTGGTAGCTTCCGGAAGTAACTGGGGGACTACTGTGTAAAGGAAAGAAGTCTTGGCTTCCTCTTCATGGCTTTTGCCACTCGTTGTTCACTAGGGACCTGGATGATGACAGGGAATGGGGTGATGCACAATGGGACGACCATCTTGGATGAATATGGGCACAACCTGGACCGACTCAAGGTGGGAGACTGGGGGAACTGGCACCTGTCGGTAGCggggaggcaggccaggtggagCTGCTGAAGGACCAGCCCAGGTAGGAACTCAGCCTGACTCCTCACTCCAGCCCCCCttcttccaaggcaggggacacggtGGGCGTTGTGCGGCGGGAGGACGGGACTCTCCACTTCTTCGTCAACGGCATGACTCAGGGTCCCGCTGCCTGGAATGTGCCCCCAGGAGTCTATGCTGTAGTGGATCTCTATGGCCAGGCGGCCCAGGCCACCATTGTGGACGACGTGGGTGAGGGCCGGGCTGGGCAGGGCCTGGGGTGGCCTTGGGAGGCCTCAGAGATGACTGTAGGCCTAAAGGGTGATGTCCACTTGCAGAGGTGCCCCAAGTCCCTGAACCACTCCCTGAGGGGAACAACCAGGTGTCTCCAAGCTCTCCATCGTCTGGGGCTGGGGGCTCGGACCTCCGCTTCCACCAGCTGCATGGCAGCAATGCGGTCATCACCAACGGGGGCCGTACTGCACTCCGCCACAATTGCCGCAGCGAGTTCAACGATGCCATCGTCATCTCCAACCGGTCAGTATCTGGACTTTTATGTCCCTACTTCCCTACTGCTCAGCATCAGCCACCCAAGTGGGGCCTGTCTGACGGCCATTCTCCTGGCAGAGCCCTGAGAGATGGCGAGCTGTTTGAAATCGTCATTCAGAAGATGGTGGACCGCTGGTCAGGCTCCATTGAGGCTGGTgaggggcatgtgtgtgtgtgtgtgtgtgtatgtatacatgtgctGGGGAGGTGCTGgctgccagaggctggggacttGGCTCTGACCCACCCCTGCCTCCTTCTAGGAGTGACCGCTATTCGGCCGGAGGACCTTGAATTCCCCAACACTATGACAGACATTGACTATGACACGTGGATGCTGAGGTTGGGCTGTCTGCTTTGGCAGCCAGCTTGGTGGAGCTGGCCGGGATGAGGGAAGCAGGGTTTGGGGCCTATGGTAGGTGTAGACCATGACAGACCTAGGTGGTCTGGCTGTTCCCTCCCCCTAGACCCTTAGGGTAGCTTCTACTTTTGCCTGGGGGGTTTCCAGGGTGCAGGAGACAAGATTGGGTCTCACACCCCAGGTTAATCCCAGTCCAAGGCCCTGGACAATTCCGACAAGCAGAGATGGGGCAGAGGCCtgtgtggggaggaaggtgggaggccgATCTACCCGTTCTGTTATCCCTGCAGCGGCACAGCCATCATGCAAGATGGGAACACCATGCGCAACAACTACGGGTGTGATCTTGACGCGCTGGGCACTGGAGCCCGCATCGGTATGATGCGCACGGCTAAGGGCGACCTGCACTACTTCATCAACGGCCAGGACCAAGGCGCTGCGTGCTCAGGCTTGCCTCCCGGTAAAGGTGACTATTCTGTGGCTTTCGACCTGCCACCTTCGGCCCAGTCCATCCCAGGCTACTGGGCTGCTGACACCTTCTGTTCGTACTTAGAAGTGTATGCAGTAGTGGATCTGTACGGCCAGTGCGTCCaagtgtccatcaccaatgccaccggccccatggacaacagcctaGCGACCAGCAACACCGCCACTGAGAAGTCGTTCCCCCTGCACTCCCCAGGTTTAGCTGGCAGAGAGGGAGGCTGGCAGGGAGGGAGCGGGGAAGGGCTCTGTCTGCCTGTGGTGGGCCTGAGGGGTGCAGCCTCCAGGTCAGGCAAGCTGTTTAGACAGGCTGGCTGCAGCAGTGGTAGAccaaggggaagggggagggctcAGCCCCTGGTGGGGAGCAGCCAAGAAGAGGGGAGGAAGTTCCACCTGGACACAGGGCCTGGATGCTTCCCTGCCACCAAAGGGCTGGGACACCATCGCTGGGCATGGCAGGTTTGGGACTGAGTCCTGCTGTGGTCAAAGAGGTATCAAAGTTCTTGAGGGAAGACCGGAGGTGGGACCATCATGTCGACTTCCTGCTGCATCTGAAAGCCTCGCCCTGTCCTTTCTGAAGCTTGCTGCCCCAATCCTCCCCTTCCTCTGGTCCTGTCTTCCCACAGTGGCTGGCGTGGCCCACCGATTCCACAGCATCTGTGGCAAGAACATTGCTCTGGAGGAAGACGGCACGAGGGCAGTGCGAGCAGCCGGCTATGCCCATGGCCTCGTCTTCAGCACCAAGGAGCTCAAGAGTGAGGAAATCTTCGAGGTGGGCTGTGGCAATGTGACCCAGGGGGCCACCAAACCTCCATGGCAGGGCCAGCCTGCTTCCCATCCTCCTGCAGTGCGCTGAGGGTTCCTCTGTCTCCCAGGTGAAGGTGGAGGAGCTGGATGAGAAGTGGGCCGGCTCCCTCCGCC is part of the Bubalus kerabau isolate K-KA32 ecotype Philippines breed swamp buffalo chromosome 4, PCC_UOA_SB_1v2, whole genome shotgun sequence genome and harbors:
- the NEURL4 gene encoding neuralized-like protein 4 isoform X2, translated to MAAGSGGNGGSGGGPGPGPGGGGGPGGSGPGPGSGGGLGSSGELHPRTGRLVSLSACGRTARRQQPGQEFNHGLVLSREPLRDGRVFTVRIDRKVNSWSGSIEIGVTALDPNVLDFPSSATGLKGGSWVVSGCSVLRDGRSVLEEYGQDLDQLGEGDRVGVERTAAGELRLWVNGRDCGVAATGLPARVWAVVDLYGKCTQITVLPPEPGFSPPTPSPTPPLEPSAPAEDSALAEQGTSGDEAFMVSPAQARPEMFPNSLESHNDFAGMELSEVVSNAILSAYNGGLLNVNLSSPPEAPGPSGAATSPIVTSNDALLFHEKCGTLIKLSNNNKTAERRRPLDEFNNGVVMTNRPLRDNEMFEIRIDKLVDKWSGSIEIGVTTHNPNNLEYPATMTNLQSGTIMMSGCGILTNGKGTRREYCEFSLDELQEGDHIGLTRKSNSALHFFINGIDQGVATPLTPPVVYGVVDLYGMAVKVTIVHNNNHSDRLRRNNAILRALSPEGALRRAAPTTQAEPERLLFHPNCGQKAAITHEGRTALRPHATDDFNHGVVLSSRALRDGEVFQVRIDKMVDKWAGSIEIGVTTHNPAYLQLPSTMTNLRSGTWMMTGNGVMHNGTTILDEYGHNLDRLKAGDTVGVVRREDGTLHFFVNGMTQGPAAWNVPPGVYAVVDLYGQAAQATIVDDVEVPQVPEPLPEGNNQVSPSSPSSGAGGSDLRFHQLHGSNAVITNGGRTALRHNCRSEFNDAIVISNRALRDGELFEIVIQKMVDRWSGSIEAGVTAIRPEDLEFPNTMTDIDYDTWMLSGTAIMQDGNTMRNNYGCDLDALGTGARIGMMRTAKGDLHYFINGQDQGAACSGLPPEVYAVVDLYGQCVQVSITNATGPMDNSLATSNTATEKSFPLHSPVAGVAHRFHSICGKNIALEEDGTRAVRAAGYAHGLVFSTKELKSEEIFEVKVEELDEKWAGSLRLGLTTLAPGDMGPGAGGGPGLPPSLPELRTKTTWMVSSCEVRRDGQLQRMNYGRNLERLGVGSRVGIRRGADDTMHILVDGEDMGPAATGIAKSVWAVLDLYGPVRSVSIVSSTRLDEPEGTQPPSPSSDTGSEGEEDDEGEEHGLEGQNQVAIMPTALEFLENHGKNILLSNGNRTATRVASYNQGIVVINQPLVPQLLVQVRIDFLNRQWTSSLVLGVITCPPERLNFPASACALKRAAWLLRGRGVFHNGLKICEKFGPNLDTCPEGTILGLRLDSSGGLHLHINGMDQGVAVPDVPQPCHALVDLYGQCEQVTIVSPEPGAASGKSAGTQGDMEKADMVDGIKESVCWGPPPTTSPLKSCEYHALCSRFQELLLLPEDYFMPPPKRSLCYCESCRKLRGDEAHRRRGEPPREYALPFGWCRFNLRVNPRLEAGTLTKKWHMAYHGSNVAAVRRVLDRGELGAGTASILSCRPLKGEPGTGFEEPGENCAPPREEQPPPVLLSPSLQYAGAETLASKVQFRDPKSQRTHQAQVAFQVCVRPGSYTPGPPSAALREPPDPHFSPAELEWVTKEKGATLLYALLVRVE
- the NEURL4 gene encoding neuralized-like protein 4 isoform X1 yields the protein MAAGSGGNGGSGGGPGPGPGGGGGPGGSGPGPGSGGGLGSSGELHPRTGRLVSLSACGRTARRQQPGQEFNHGLVLSREPLRDGRVFTVRIDRKVNSWSGSIEIGVTALDPNVLDFPSSATGLKGGSWVVSGCSVLRDGRSVLEEYGQDLDQLGEGDRVGVERTAAGELRLWVNGRDCGVAATGLPARVWAVVDLYGKCTQITVLPPEPGFSPPTPSPTPPLEPSAPAEDSALAEQGTSGDEAFMVSPAQARPEMFPNSLESHNDFAGMELSEVVSNAILSAYNGGLLNVNLSSPPEAPGPSGAATSPIVTSNDALLFHEKCGTLIKLSNNNKTAERRRPLDEFNNGVVMTNRPLRDNEMFEIRIDKLVDKWSGSIEIGVTTHNPNNLEYPATMTNLQSGTIMMSGCGILTNGKGTRREYCEFSLDELQEGDHIGLTRKSNSALHFFINGIDQGVATPLTPPVVYGVVDLYGMAVKVTIVHNNNHSDRLRRNNAILRALSPEGALRRAAPTTQAEPERLLFHPNCGQKAAITHEGRTALRPHATDDFNHGVVLSSRALRDGEVFQVRIDKMVDKWAGSIEIGVTTHNPAYLQLPSTMTNLRSGTWMMTGNGVMHNGTTILDEYGHNLDRLKAGDTVGVVRREDGTLHFFVNGMTQGPAAWNVPPGVYAVVDLYGQAAQATIVDDVEVPQVPEPLPEGNNQVSPSSPSSGAGGSDLRFHQLHGSNAVITNGGRTALRHNCRSEFNDAIVISNRALRDGELFEIVIQKMVDRWSGSIEAGVTAIRPEDLEFPNTMTDIDYDTWMLSGTAIMQDGNTMRNNYGCDLDALGTGARIGMMRTAKGDLHYFINGQDQGAACSGLPPGKEVYAVVDLYGQCVQVSITNATGPMDNSLATSNTATEKSFPLHSPVAGVAHRFHSICGKNIALEEDGTRAVRAAGYAHGLVFSTKELKSEEIFEVKVEELDEKWAGSLRLGLTTLAPGDMGPGAGGGPGLPPSLPELRTKTTWMVSSCEVRRDGQLQRMNYGRNLERLGVGSRVGIRRGADDTMHILVDGEDMGPAATGIAKSVWAVLDLYGPVRSVSIVSSTRLDEPEGTQPPSPSSDTGSEGEEDDEGEEHGLEGQNQVAIMPTALEFLENHGKNILLSNGNRTATRVASYNQGIVVINQPLVPQLLVQVRIDFLNRQWTSSLVLGVITCPPERLNFPASACALKRAAWLLRGRGVFHNGLKICEKFGPNLDTCPEGTILGLRLDSSGGLHLHINGMDQGVAVPDVPQPCHALVDLYGQCEQVTIVSPEPGAASGKSAGTQGDMEKADMVDGIKESVCWGPPPTTSPLKSCEYHALCSRFQELLLLPEDYFMPPPKRSLCYCESCRKLRGDEAHRRRGEPPREYALPFGWCRFNLRVNPRLEAGTLTKKWHMAYHGSNVAAVRRVLDRGELGAGTASILSCRPLKGEPGTGFEEPGENCAPPREEQPPPVLLSPSLQYAGAETLASKVQFRDPKSQRTHQAQVAFQVCVRPGSYTPGPPSAALREPPDPHFSPAELEWVTKEKGATLLYALLVRVE